A DNA window from Natranaerovirga pectinivora contains the following coding sequences:
- a CDS encoding rod shape-determining protein: MFGTDIGIDLGTASVLVYIKGKGVVLKEPSVVAIDRDTDKILAVGNEARSMLGRTPGNIVAIRPLRQGVISDYTVTEKMLKYFIGKAVGRRLLRKPRISVCVPSGVTEVEKRAVEDATYQAGARRVEIIEEPIAAAIGAGIDITKACGSMVVDIGGGTSDIAVISLGGTVVSNSIKIAGDNFDEAIVRYMRKKHNLLIGERTAEDIKVKIGTAYKRPEVLTMDVRGRNLVTGLPKTITVSSEETEEALKEVTSQIVEAVHSVLEKTPPELASDIADRGIVMTGGGSLLQGLDQLIEQKTGINVITADDPLTCVAIGTGKYVEYLAGKRD; this comes from the coding sequence ATGTTCGGTACAGATATTGGAATTGATTTAGGAACAGCAAGCGTATTAGTTTATATTAAAGGAAAGGGAGTTGTATTAAAAGAACCTTCTGTTGTTGCTATTGATCGTGATACGGATAAAATCTTAGCAGTAGGGAATGAAGCAAGAAGTATGCTAGGAAGAACACCTGGTAATATTGTTGCAATTAGACCTCTTAGACAAGGGGTTATTTCTGATTATACAGTTACGGAAAAAATGTTAAAATATTTCATCGGTAAAGCAGTAGGAAGAAGACTTTTAAGAAAACCACGTATTAGTGTATGTGTGCCGAGTGGTGTTACTGAAGTTGAAAAAAGAGCTGTTGAAGATGCTACATACCAAGCGGGAGCAAGACGTGTAGAGATTATAGAAGAACCTATTGCTGCTGCTATTGGCGCAGGCATAGATATAACAAAAGCTTGTGGAAGTATGGTAGTAGATATCGGTGGCGGTACATCTGATATAGCTGTTATATCTTTAGGTGGAACAGTAGTAAGCAACTCCATAAAAATTGCGGGAGATAATTTTGATGAAGCAATTGTTAGGTATATGAGAAAGAAACATAACCTATTAATTGGTGAAAGAACAGCAGAAGACATTAAAGTAAAAATTGGAACGGCATATAAAAGACCAGAAGTATTAACTATGGATGTAAGAGGAAGAAACTTAGTAACAGGACTTCCAAAAACCATAACAGTATCCTCAGAAGAAACAGAAGAAGCGTTAAAAGAAGTAACTTCTCAAATAGTAGAAGCTGTTCATAGTGTATTAGAAAAAACACCACCTGAATTAGCATCAGATATAGCTGACCGTGGAATCGTTATGACAGGTGGCGGCAGTTTATTACAAGGCTTAGATCAATTAATAGAACAAAAGACAGGTATTAATGTAATAACAGCAGATGACCCTCTAACTTGTGTTGCTATTGGAACTGGAAAATATGTTGAATACTTAGCAGGAAAAAGAGACTAA
- a CDS encoding flagellar hook-basal body protein gives MVRGLYTAATGMMNQQQRMDIVSNNLANVNTTGFKKDGVVVESFEDVLTLKVNDNNMNTHIGKMNLGVKTGVVFTDFNQGSFMQTHDPFNIAIQGEGFIGISTLDRNGNIVERYTRDGSFVVNNDGELITKDGHQVMGQNGNIVLGHGDVRIDGTGAIYLNDEYIDSLRLVNFDKEDIIKLGDNLYNAREDAEALEFNGQILQGYLEESNVNTIREMVDMINIMRTYEANQKVIQTIDDTLGKAVNEVGRL, from the coding sequence ATGGTAAGAGGATTATATACGGCAGCAACAGGTATGATGAACCAACAGCAGAGAATGGATATAGTTTCTAACAACTTAGCCAATGTTAATACAACAGGATTCAAAAAAGATGGCGTTGTAGTAGAATCATTTGAAGATGTTTTAACATTAAAAGTTAATGACAACAATATGAATACACATATAGGAAAGATGAATTTAGGTGTTAAAACTGGTGTAGTATTTACAGACTTTAACCAAGGATCATTTATGCAAACACATGATCCTTTTAATATTGCCATTCAAGGGGAAGGGTTCATTGGGATTAGTACTCTTGATAGAAATGGAAATATTGTTGAAAGATATACAAGAGATGGCTCTTTTGTAGTAAATAATGATGGAGAACTTATTACAAAAGATGGGCACCAAGTAATGGGACAAAATGGTAATATTGTTCTAGGTCATGGAGATGTGAGAATTGATGGTACAGGGGCTATATATTTAAATGATGAGTATATTGACTCATTGAGATTAGTGAATTTTGATAAAGAGGATATCATTAAATTAGGAGACAACCTATATAATGCAAGGGAAGACGCTGAAGCATTAGAATTTAATGGTCAAATTTTACAGGGCTATTTAGAGGAATCTAATGTTAATACAATTAGAGAAATGGTCGATATGATAAATATAATGAGAACATATGAAGCGAACCAAAAAGTAATTCAAACCATTGATGATACTTTAGGGAAAGCTGTTAATGAAGTAGGGCGATTATAA
- a CDS encoding flagellar hook-basal body protein, giving the protein MMRSLWTAASGMTTQQLNVDTISNNLANVNTTGFKKERVEFKSLLYHTMENATSNENGAGRPVALQVGHGVRPVATSVNFSQGTIERTDNAFDFAIDGKGFFSVRGFNGDEFYTRDGSFKLSIMGDELMLTTSEGYAVLDNNGEPIMFENDVDLNRLEIGPDGAFRFIDAENNLVDMNMMFKVVQFRNPSGLEKIGSNLLRSTTASGGPLIEEDEDNITRSRIIGRSLEVSNVQVVEEMVKLIVAQRAYEVSSKAIQTSDDMLAQANQLKR; this is encoded by the coding sequence ATGATGCGTTCATTGTGGACAGCAGCGTCAGGGATGACAACTCAACAATTAAATGTTGATACCATATCAAATAACTTAGCTAATGTGAATACTACTGGATTTAAAAAAGAACGTGTTGAGTTTAAATCTTTGTTATATCATACGATGGAAAATGCAACAAGTAATGAAAATGGTGCAGGAAGACCAGTTGCTTTACAAGTCGGACATGGTGTAAGACCAGTTGCAACAAGTGTGAATTTTTCTCAAGGTACTATAGAAAGAACGGATAATGCCTTTGATTTTGCAATTGATGGAAAAGGATTCTTTTCTGTAAGAGGTTTTAATGGAGATGAATTTTATACAAGAGATGGAAGTTTCAAATTATCTATAATGGGCGATGAACTTATGTTGACCACTTCAGAAGGTTATGCTGTTCTTGACAATAATGGAGAACCTATTATGTTTGAAAACGATGTAGATTTAAACAGACTAGAAATTGGACCAGATGGTGCATTCCGTTTTATTGATGCAGAGAATAATCTTGTGGATATGAATATGATGTTTAAAGTGGTTCAATTTAGAAATCCTTCAGGGTTAGAGAAGATTGGGAGTAACTTACTAAGAAGTACTACTGCTTCTGGAGGACCACTTATTGAAGAAGATGAAGACAATATAACTAGAAGTAGAATTATTGGAAGAAGTCTAGAAGTATCCAATGTTCAAGTTGTAGAGGAAATGGTTAAACTAATCGTTGCTCAAAGGGCTTATGAAGTGAGTTCAAAAGCGATACAAACTTCTGACGATATGTTGGCACAAGCAAACCAGCTAAAAAGATAG
- a CDS encoding rod-binding protein, with the protein MNINTYNINLNSTNNIDEKLKRKEDNNELKEMCREFESYFIEQMFKEMRKTVPKSGLIQESHGEQIFTDMLYQEYAKEASKGQGMGLAQMLYKQLSSTNKIIE; encoded by the coding sequence TTGAACATTAATACATATAATATTAATTTGAATTCAACGAATAATATAGATGAAAAATTAAAAAGAAAAGAAGATAACAATGAGTTAAAAGAAATGTGTCGTGAGTTTGAATCTTATTTTATTGAGCAGATGTTTAAGGAAATGAGAAAGACAGTACCCAAATCAGGACTAATACAAGAATCTCATGGCGAACAAATATTCACAGATATGTTATATCAAGAATATGCAAAGGAAGCATCAAAAGGTCAAGGAATGGGACTTGCTCAAATGCTTTACAAACAACTATCTAGTACTAATAAAATAATTGAATAG
- the metK gene encoding methionine adenosyltransferase yields the protein MNKRLFTSESVTEGHPDKICDQISDAVLDAIFEQDPTARVACETAVTTGLVLVIGEISTKCYVDIPKIVRETIKEIGYDRAKYGFDGDTCAVLTSLDEQSVDIALGVDQALESKKGEMTDSEIEAIGAGDQGMMFGFACDETPELMPMPISLAHKLTRRLSEVRKNGTLGYLRPDGKSQVTVEYVDGKPVRVDAVVISSQHNADVEHSTIEKDIIEHVVKAVIPAELLDDQTKYYINPTGRFVIGGPQGDAGLTGRKIIVDTYGGYASHGGGAFSGKDPTKVDRSAAYAARYVAKNIVAAGLAKKCEIELAYAIGVARPVSILINTHGTGVIADEKITEIVDKTFDLRPAGIIKSLDLRRPIYKKTAAYGHFGRTDVDLPWERTDKVDAIKAAAGIN from the coding sequence TTGAATAAAAGATTATTTACTTCGGAATCAGTAACTGAAGGACATCCAGATAAAATCTGTGACCAGATTTCTGATGCAGTTCTTGATGCTATTTTTGAACAAGATCCAACTGCAAGAGTTGCTTGTGAAACTGCTGTAACAACAGGTTTAGTGTTAGTGATTGGGGAAATTTCTACAAAGTGTTATGTAGATATACCAAAAATAGTACGTGAAACAATTAAAGAAATTGGATACGATAGAGCTAAATATGGATTTGATGGAGATACTTGTGCAGTATTAACATCGTTAGATGAACAATCAGTGGATATTGCACTTGGGGTTGATCAAGCATTAGAATCTAAAAAAGGTGAGATGACAGACTCTGAGATTGAAGCTATTGGAGCAGGAGATCAAGGAATGATGTTCGGATTCGCTTGTGATGAAACGCCTGAGTTAATGCCAATGCCAATTTCTTTAGCACATAAACTCACTAGAAGATTATCTGAAGTTAGAAAAAATGGTACATTAGGTTATTTAAGACCAGATGGAAAATCTCAAGTAACTGTTGAGTATGTTGATGGAAAACCAGTTAGAGTTGATGCTGTTGTTATTTCTTCACAACATAATGCAGATGTTGAGCATAGTACAATCGAAAAAGATATTATTGAGCATGTAGTTAAAGCTGTAATTCCAGCTGAGTTATTAGATGATCAAACAAAATACTATATTAATCCAACAGGAAGATTTGTTATCGGCGGACCACAAGGTGATGCTGGTTTAACAGGTAGAAAAATCATCGTAGATACTTACGGCGGATACGCAAGTCACGGTGGTGGCGCTTTCTCTGGAAAAGATCCAACAAAAGTTGACCGTTCGGCAGCTTACGCTGCAAGATATGTTGCTAAGAATATCGTAGCAGCTGGACTTGCTAAAAAATGTGAGATTGAGTTAGCTTATGCAATTGGTGTGGCTAGACCAGTTTCTATTTTAATTAATACTCACGGAACAGGTGTTATTGCAGATGAAAAGATTACAGAAATTGTTGATAAAACATTTGATTTAAGACCTGCAGGTATTATTAAATCTTTAGATTTAAGAAGACCAATTTACAAAAAAACAGCGGCTTATGGACATTTTGGAAGAACAGATGTTGATTTACCTTGGGAAAGAACTGACAAGGTTGATGCTATTAAGGCAGCGGCTGGAATTAATTAA
- the recD2 gene encoding SF1B family DNA helicase RecD2, with translation MEIIEGYVESIIYTNSENGYTVLTLVRDLEEISCVGYFGQISEGEYLKAEAEISKHHTYGEQYQVKKYEITMPQSVHGIEKYLASGIIKGIGPALAKKIVNKFKKETFRIIEEEPERLVEIKGITDKKAQSIAETFEEKREMRQAMLFLQEYGISTNFAIKIYQNYGEDLYNVVKTNPYMLAEDIEGIGFKLADDIAGKIGIDSNSDFRVQSGILYILTQGSLEGHTYLPKGILLEKAIELLAVPKVNIEHIIVDMQINKLLIQKEVNNETVVYSLRYYYMELAVARKLFDLSESYEDIDASQIEKKIAHIEKNINIELDAIQKEAVMEAAKSGVFVLTGGPGTGKTTTINTIIHFFKEEGLEILLAAPTGRAAKRMTETTGYEAQTIHRLLEISYRSDDDKFGLRFERNEDNPLEADVIIVDEMSMVDITIMHHLLKAITPGTRLILVGDANQLPSVGPGNVLKDIIYSNCVNVVMLNKIFRQEDQSKIVVNAHMINEGKDIELNNKSKDFFFIKRVTPDLLVDELKTLVKNRLPKFTGCSIFDGIQILTPMRKGVLGTQQLNNDIQEIINPSNKNKQEKTYRNITFREGDKIMQIKNNYQIMWQVKNKLGYVIEEGTGVYNGDMGVIKSINNYAETILVHYEDGKEVEYEFNQLEEIELAYATTIHKSQGSEYPVVIIPLLTGPSLLLNRNLLYTAVTRAKKYVILIGSENTIQTMIKNEREIYRYSSLELRIKELFNQMQ, from the coding sequence ATGGAAATTATTGAAGGTTATGTTGAATCGATTATATATACGAACTCAGAGAATGGGTATACTGTTTTGACTTTAGTGAGGGATTTGGAAGAGATTTCTTGTGTTGGGTATTTTGGTCAGATTAGTGAAGGTGAGTATCTTAAAGCCGAGGCAGAGATTAGTAAGCATCATACTTATGGAGAGCAGTATCAGGTTAAGAAGTATGAGATTACTATGCCTCAAAGTGTCCATGGTATAGAGAAATATCTTGCTTCTGGGATTATTAAGGGGATAGGTCCTGCTTTGGCTAAGAAGATTGTTAATAAGTTTAAGAAAGAAACTTTTAGGATTATTGAGGAAGAGCCAGAAAGGCTTGTTGAGATTAAAGGGATTACAGATAAGAAGGCTCAGTCTATTGCTGAAACTTTTGAAGAGAAGAGAGAAATGAGACAAGCCATGCTTTTTTTACAGGAATATGGCATCTCAACGAATTTTGCTATAAAAATATATCAAAATTATGGTGAAGATCTTTATAATGTAGTAAAAACCAATCCCTACATGCTTGCTGAAGATATTGAAGGGATAGGTTTTAAATTAGCAGATGACATTGCAGGTAAGATAGGAATTGATAGCAATTCTGATTTTAGAGTTCAATCAGGTATTTTATACATTCTTACTCAAGGATCTTTAGAAGGTCATACCTATTTGCCTAAAGGGATTCTGCTTGAAAAGGCAATAGAATTATTGGCTGTTCCAAAGGTTAATATTGAACATATTATAGTCGATATGCAGATTAACAAATTGTTAATACAAAAGGAAGTAAATAACGAAACGGTCGTATATTCTTTAAGATATTATTATATGGAATTAGCAGTGGCAAGAAAATTGTTTGATCTAAGTGAAAGCTATGAGGATATAGATGCAAGTCAAATTGAAAAAAAGATTGCCCATATAGAAAAAAACATAAATATAGAGTTAGATGCCATACAAAAGGAAGCGGTTATGGAAGCTGCTAAAAGTGGTGTTTTTGTATTAACAGGTGGACCAGGTACTGGTAAAACCACAACAATTAATACCATCATTCATTTTTTCAAAGAAGAGGGCTTAGAGATTTTGTTGGCAGCACCAACAGGTAGAGCGGCGAAAAGAATGACAGAGACCACAGGGTATGAAGCCCAAACCATACATCGATTATTAGAAATATCCTATAGAAGTGATGATGATAAATTTGGCTTAAGGTTTGAAAGAAATGAAGACAATCCTTTGGAAGCAGATGTTATAATAGTGGATGAAATGTCTATGGTAGATATTACAATTATGCATCATTTATTAAAAGCAATTACACCTGGGACAAGGTTGATATTAGTTGGAGATGCTAACCAGTTGCCGTCTGTTGGTCCTGGTAATGTATTAAAAGACATCATATATTCTAATTGTGTCAATGTGGTTATGTTAAATAAAATTTTTAGACAAGAAGATCAAAGTAAAATAGTTGTAAATGCTCATATGATTAACGAAGGAAAAGATATTGAGCTGAATAATAAAAGCAAAGACTTCTTTTTTATAAAAAGAGTAACACCAGATTTGTTAGTTGATGAGTTAAAAACTTTAGTTAAAAATAGATTGCCAAAGTTTACAGGTTGTAGTATATTTGACGGCATTCAAATACTAACCCCAATGAGAAAAGGGGTACTAGGCACACAACAACTTAATAATGATATACAAGAGATTATTAATCCTTCTAATAAGAACAAGCAAGAAAAAACATATAGAAATATCACTTTCAGAGAAGGTGATAAAATAATGCAAATAAAAAACAATTATCAAATTATGTGGCAAGTAAAAAATAAATTAGGGTATGTAATCGAAGAAGGAACAGGTGTGTATAATGGTGATATGGGCGTCATAAAAAGCATTAACAATTACGCTGAAACCATATTGGTTCATTATGAAGATGGTAAAGAAGTTGAGTATGAATTCAATCAATTAGAAGAAATAGAATTGGCTTATGCAACTACAATTCATAAATCTCAAGGATCAGAATACCCAGTTGTAATCATACCATTATTAACAGGACCTAGCTTGCTCCTTAATAGAAATTTATTATATACTGCAGTAACGAGAGCAAAAAAATATGTTATACTCATTGGAAGTGAAAATACCATTCAGACGATGATCAAAAATGAAAGGGAAATCTATAGATATTCTAGTTTAGAACTTCGAATAAAAGAGCTTTTTAATCAGATGCAATAG
- a CDS encoding ComF family protein, with product MDYITKMLDIIYPPRCPLCNDIIPWFEEKRICTGCLEKSPIIEGPRCTKCSKPVFHQEITHCFDCHKQELAYEKGWSLWSYEEPVKKAIYQYKYHNKREYAPLFAKELVSEFKSDIEKYNIGTIVPVPLSKKRQRTRGYNQAYLLAKEIGKLLDKEVVELLERHLDTLPQKELNDKERLKNLNKVFSVNNDKKVLNNILIVDDIYTTGSTINACAMSIKEHYDTDIYYICIAIGKGI from the coding sequence ATGGATTATATAACAAAAATGTTAGATATAATATATCCACCTAGATGTCCTTTATGCAATGACATCATACCTTGGTTTGAAGAAAAAAGAATATGTACAGGATGCTTAGAAAAGTCACCTATTATTGAAGGGCCTAGATGCACAAAATGTAGCAAACCTGTCTTTCATCAAGAAATTACACACTGCTTTGACTGCCATAAACAAGAGTTGGCATATGAAAAAGGCTGGTCCCTATGGTCATATGAAGAACCTGTCAAAAAAGCCATTTACCAATACAAGTACCATAATAAAAGAGAATATGCGCCTTTGTTTGCAAAGGAATTGGTATCAGAATTCAAAAGTGATATAGAGAAATATAATATAGGGACTATTGTACCAGTACCATTATCCAAGAAAAGACAAAGAACAAGAGGGTACAATCAAGCTTATCTATTGGCAAAAGAGATAGGCAAGCTATTAGATAAAGAAGTAGTAGAACTCTTAGAAAGACATTTGGACACATTGCCCCAAAAGGAATTGAATGATAAAGAAAGATTGAAGAACTTAAATAAAGTTTTTTCTGTAAACAATGATAAAAAAGTACTAAATAATATATTGATTGTAGACGATATATATACTACAGGAAGTACGATTAATGCATGTGCAATGAGTATAAAAGAACATTATGATACGGATATTTACTATATCTGTATCGCCATAGGGAAAGGCATTTAG
- a CDS encoding flagellar protein: MDVRNCKTCGKIFNYIGGQPICPTCKRNLEDKFQEVKAYIKDNPEAQIYQVAEDTDVNINQLRQWIREERLTFSDSSTIGIECEKCGITIKTGRFCNRCKEDIAHNLGSAYGTQKKEEVNEFKNKDTTSKMRYLNRDR; the protein is encoded by the coding sequence ATGGATGTAAGAAATTGTAAAACTTGCGGAAAAATATTTAATTATATAGGTGGGCAACCCATATGTCCGACCTGTAAAAGAAATCTAGAAGATAAATTTCAAGAAGTAAAAGCATATATCAAAGATAATCCAGAAGCTCAGATTTATCAAGTAGCTGAAGATACAGATGTTAATATTAATCAATTAAGACAGTGGATTAGAGAAGAAAGGCTTACCTTTTCAGATAGTTCCACGATAGGAATAGAATGTGAAAAATGTGGGATAACCATTAAAACGGGAAGATTTTGTAATAGATGTAAAGAAGACATTGCTCATAATTTAGGGAGTGCCTATGGTACTCAGAAAAAAGAAGAAGTGAATGAGTTTAAGAACAAAGATACAACAAGTAAAATGAGATATTTAAATAGAGATCGATAA
- the flgM gene encoding flagellar biosynthesis anti-sigma factor FlgM has protein sequence MRIDGINKVGNIYNKSGVKVEKIYAAKKENDSLNISDFGRELQIAKKAVGNTPDIRRDKVDAIKNQIASGAYNVSVEEVANKIIESYFDLKI, from the coding sequence ATGAGAATTGACGGGATAAATAAAGTTGGAAATATCTACAATAAAAGTGGCGTAAAGGTTGAAAAGATATATGCTGCTAAAAAAGAAAATGATTCATTAAACATATCAGATTTTGGAAGAGAATTGCAAATTGCTAAGAAGGCAGTTGGAAATACACCTGATATAAGAAGAGACAAAGTTGACGCTATTAAAAATCAAATAGCGTCAGGAGCATATAATGTTAGTGTAGAAGAAGTAGCCAATAAAATCATTGAAAGCTATTTCGATTTAAAAATCTAA
- a CDS encoding flagellar protein FlgN: MASLIEELINTLSEELDSYNQILEVTNAKTDIIIRGDVSALQEITEKEQNIAGRLARLEKKRESHIEDISLVININSKELSLTKLVELLKGQEKERKELMDINNQLKETIEELQNRSEQNKALINQSLDLIDFTINAIRTSRVAPQTAGYENKGKAFEGNTNNAMFDAKQ; the protein is encoded by the coding sequence ATGGCTAGTTTAATCGAAGAATTAATAAATACTCTTAGTGAAGAATTGGATTCTTACAATCAAATATTAGAAGTAACCAATGCTAAAACAGATATCATCATTAGGGGCGATGTATCAGCTTTGCAAGAAATTACAGAAAAAGAACAGAATATAGCTGGGAGATTAGCTAGACTTGAAAAAAAGAGAGAATCCCATATAGAGGATATAAGTCTAGTGATCAATATAAATTCTAAGGAACTTTCTCTGACAAAATTAGTAGAACTACTAAAAGGTCAGGAAAAAGAACGAAAAGAATTAATGGATATTAACAATCAATTAAAAGAAACCATAGAAGAATTACAAAATAGAAGCGAACAAAATAAGGCATTAATTAATCAGTCATTAGATTTGATAGACTTTACAATTAATGCCATTAGAACTAGCAGAGTGGCACCACAAACTGCAGGTTATGAAAACAAAGGGAAAGCCTTTGAAGGCAATACAAACAATGCCATGTTTGACGCAAAACAATAA